The nucleotide window CATTCCGCAATTTCTACTGTACTATAGAAGGTTATAATTAAAATATAAAGCATTTTATAGGGTATCGTGGTATGTGATTTTCAATTTTACGGAAAATTTATTGACATCACTATGTAGTTTAGATCACCTTCTTCATTGCTAACTACGAGATTATAAGAGATATACTTTGCCAGAGAAGGGAGCTTTTGACGAGTAAATAATGCAAAGTATTAGCAGTCAAGCTGCAGGTTTCCCTGATGGCGATCAGTTTTATCTTCGTCAACAGGCTCAACAAGCACATTCAGCTCAACAGCAAGCTGCAGGCTTACCACAAATGTTTTCACCACAAGTTAACCAGGCTAGGTTAATTAAccagcaacagcaacagcaatTGCTTCATGGGATTGATAACGGTCAGGACCTTCAAGCAACATATTTGCTAAAGCAGAAAATGGAAGCTGTAAATGCGGCTTTTGGTCATCAACAGCAGACGATCCAGCCTCAGCAGACACAGCAACAGCTTCTAGCAAATGGTTTGTTGACAGGCCCACCCGGAGTTTCTATGGTACAACCAGGTGTTGGAGGCATGGCCCCTCCTCCTGGCACTTTACCCCCCCAGCTCCCGCTAAACGCTAGCGTTCATGCGACGAGTCTTGGTTTGCCAACTGCACCAATAATCCACCATTCTAACCAGTTACTTGTACGTGAGGTATGGGCGAACAACCTCACTGCCGAATTTGCCTCTATTAGAAGGCTGGTAGATCAGTACGACCATATTGCACTTACTACAGAGTTTGTTGGTACTATTGTTAGACCAATCGGTAACTTTAGATCTAAAAATGACTACCACTACCAAACAATGCGTACGAATATTGACTTGCTAAATCCAGTACAGATCGGCATATCGCTAAGCGATGCACAGGGCAACAAACCCGATAACACACCTTCTACCTGGCAGTTCAACTTCCACTTCGATCTCACGAAAGAAATGGTCTCCCCAGAGTCTCTAGATCTCTTGAAGAAGTCTGGAGTATTGTTTGAAAAACACCAGAATAACGGTGTGGAGCCCTACGAGTTTGCACAGCTACTGATAGACTCGGGCTTGGTTTTGTCTGAGTCAGTCACGTGGCTCAGTTTCCATGCCGCCTATGACTTTGGCTTCCTCATTAACATCCTTACAAACCTCCCAATGCCAAACAACAAAGAAGACTACGAGTTCTGGGTCCAGAAGTTCATGCCCAATTTCTACGACCTAAATGTCATTAACAAGTCCGTACAAGAATTAAAACAACAACGAACCAAGCAACTCCAACAGAGCCAACAATACAGCGTTGAATCGCTAGCTGACGAAGTGGGCATACCACGTTTTCCTATATTCAATACAACCGGTGGCCAGAGCTTACTAGCTCTTCTCACATTCACCAGGTTGTCAAAATTTCCTTTTAAGTTACCGAATGGTTCAACCGATCTCGCTCAGTTCAACAACTCCATCTACGGCATTAACAAAAACTGAGTATACACCTACTAAAGATTAAACACGATAAAATCTCGTCCCAATTACATTACATCATTCATAAGACCAATCTACATCTTTGTATAAATACTTAGCAGCATCCATATATCACGTGATACGGGTATATTCGTCTCAAACGAtatgaaaattttcattGGAGATTTCTAATTGTCACCAATTACCGGCTAACTAGCATCTGTACGAAGTTGACTTACGAATTGAATGTTGTTAAACAAATTAGAAAGAATAAAGCATCAGTTAACAGTATCAAACGGGGCTAGCAATATTGTTTTTGCATTTTTAAGAGTCACTGACAACTTGCATAATAGGTCATAAGAAACTTCAATTCTGGCATTTCTATTACCCCTTTAATTCGtgttttattattatttgtCGTTACCGCTTCGTTACCGCTTCGTTTTAACAATTTAagtaatattaaaaataaaatagGCCAGCAAAGGCAACATTCTAATCCAAGGCCAGGTTCAAGTATAATAGATCGATATTGATATActtcaaaaaaaaaaaatagAGGCTTTTAGGCTAAAAAATGACAGTTGCAAACGTCCAAGATATTGGTTATGCTTTTCTGAAGACCTATTACCAGCGGATGCACAATGATCCATCAAAGCTGTATCACCTTTACTCCAGCACTGCTGAATTAACTCATATTAATTATCAGGTGAACTTGAGTGAGAAAGGTGACGTGCTACCTACTGTAAAAGTTATCGGGAAGGAAAATATTAGCAAGTTTTACAGCAGAAACAACAAGATGGTGCAGGATGTTAGGGTAAAGATTGACGCATGTGATTTCCAATCTACAGGTGCCAATAATACAGGCATTTTAGTTCTAGCTTTGGGAGAGATCTATTGGTCAAACACGCCAACATATAGGTTTTGCCAGACATTTATACTAAATCCTGTTGCTAACAATAACAAAATGTATGACGTTACCAATGATATCATGAGATTCATTCCAGATGTTATTAAGGAGACTATTCGAACTTCTTCCTCGGAACTTTCAGCAGCCAGTGCTGTGAGTGAGGCCCCAGCTAAGGGTGCAGTGGCCAAATCTCAGAAGCCTTCGGTTGGGAAAGAAGAGGTAGACACGAAGGTCGAGAAGAAGACGGAACAAAAGAGAGAGTTGAAGAAAGATGAGGCTAAGGATACTAGGGATACGAAGGATGATAGCAGGGAAACTAAGGACGTCAATGAGGCTAAGGAAGCGAAAGAAACCAAGGAATCGAAAGATCACAAGGAGTCCAAGGAACCTAAGGAAACCAAGGAGCCTAAGGTATCTAAGGACACCAAGGAATCTAAGGAACCTCGGGACTCTGCGGAGTTTAAGGAGCCAAAGGAGACCAAAGATAACAAAGACACCAGCGATTCTAAGGACATGAAAGACACCAAAGAATCCAAAAAGGAAGCTACTTTAGCAAAGAAGGAATCATCTGAGGTTAGAACTGAGAAGAGGGAACCGCATCCTGTGAGCCCAGCTCCAATCAAGGAAAACTCGAAGACGAATTCTAAGCTTGTCACCTACGCTAATAATAAGGAAGAAAGAAAAGCGGATTCACGCCAAAAGGATTACGCAAAGGAAGTTGATAGAAAGCAAGCACAACAGTCAGACTCCGAGGCTCCAAGTAAGGTAAGTTGGGCTTCCCAACTAACCAATTCCGAGTCTAAAGCGGTTCCAAACGTCATTACCAACTATACAAGAGTATCACCGGAGTCGGCGAGAGCGCTAGATAGAAAATCTCCTCCTCCGAACAGAAACTCCAAGACGAACAACAAAAAGATGAAACACGTCAGCGTGCCAAATAAGGACGGATACTATCCAATATACATTCGCAACACAGGTGGAATAACAAATAAAGAACTCACGGAGTCCCTAGAAAGAGAATTTGGCACAGTGATAAAAATCTCCGCACAAGACTCATTTGCTGTGGTTGACTTCGAGGATCCTCAGTGTCAACAAGATGCTATCAGGATGAACGCTTTAAAAATCAATAACACTACAGTATATATTGGACCAAAAACAGAAAAGAAGCGAGGACCTTCCCTACCTTCAATCTCAGCATCAACTTCACCAACTTCTGTCAACGGAGGTCGTTTTAACAAAAAGCATTCAAATAAAAAGAAAGATTAAATTCCTTAATTAATTGATAGTGAAGGCTTCCTTTAACTCGGCAGATTGTGTTTATTATAATCAATTATAAATTTGTGCAGTCGTTAGTATCTGCTGCTTATCCACGTACCATAATCCTCACCAGCATTTTACAGTTGTGATTTATATTGATTATAAATTATAGTATCCTTATGGATCATATAAGTTGCTTAAAGTGTATATAGAGTGTACCATTAATGTATCTATCTGATTTATGCATCCTATTTCGGTCATTCTGCATTTCAAGCTATCATTTATTTTTACATAAATAAGAAAAAGATAAAAAGTACGAGGAGAATATCTGGAGCAAGCAACACAATATTTGATCCCTAACCACACAGAATCCGCTGTCAGTATTTAATGAATCCGGATTAGGCTTGACCCACAAGGGAGAAGAGATAGTTTGAGTTTTACGTTTCCCTATGTTAGTGCCACCCGCTAATTTCGGTATTGCTGAAGAAGGAATATGTATGTTGGAGAAATGTAATCTTGTACTATGAAAACCATGTTTTACTAACTAAGATGTTAATTTAATAAGATAGGTGTTCGAGAATTGAAACCATTAACCTATCTTTTCTGGAGGTATTAGCTTTGCGCTCAATTCTATTCGTTGGTGGTCAAGAGCCCAGTAAGTTCTTCAGAGAGTTCTTTGAACGCTGCAACATACAGGTTTATGTTATTAAACGGGTGCACATCACGTCCACTCTAGCTCCTTCCGGTACAACGGTAACTAAGGAACAAACAGCTGAAGAATCGGATTTCAGTAGTGGCTATCAATCTGCGAGTCAGTATAGGCTATCTGATTCCGATGACTTGATGATAATAAAAAGTCATAGTCTACAGAAGATATTCAAGTTGATTTTAGACATTTTGAACCACAATACTCTATTGGTTGATAAAACATCTGTTGTGATTGGAATTTTGCGTAAGATACAAAAGTGGAATATTTCGTCGATCATCGATGAATACCGTTTATATACCGGGAAGAATAGCAGTTACTTCGCTGAAACATTCCTAGAAGTTGTTAACATCAATGTTATACAAGATATTGAAAAAAATGCAACAGAACACCTATCTAGGCTAGATCTAAATGATGAAACATCTGCGTTGGACACTGACGGAAGATCCTCTTCAGGAGAAAACGTTAATGAAAACGATCTACTCGATAATCCTGATCTTCCCCAGCACATATTACGCCTGATAGATCAGGTAGAGCAGCAGACTAGCAAAGGAGAGAATGGAGCCACCTCTGCAGAAATGAAAAGAATTCCCTCTGACAAAGGTATTTTTGGCAATAGATACAGATTGGCCTTCAACAAACGTGAGATAGGCGAATATGAATACTATAAAGGCGAAGGTGCTAATCTTGTCCATATAACTATTCCTCGCGAATCCCTTCTACCTCAGTGGTTTAAATTCCAGCGAGACTTATGGGAACAACAAAATACCAAGGAAATGTACAATTTCTACACTGAGAAAGTCTTTATTTAGATCTATAGCAATTAATAATCATAATTTAAGGTCCAATATGTCACCTATTCAAAACAAAATCGTTGTAGGAGTCATCTTTCAGATGCATCAATTTCATTCTGCAAAAATTAGTGAATTCGATATACGGGATTCGTTTACCGAAACTATCTAAGTATGGCATAGTCACGGAGATAAAGTCCCAATGTATTTAAGTTAATACGAAGTATTATATAGATGATATACTTTAAAAGTCGAATTCCAATTCTTTTATAGCAAATTTTTCCTGTGATTTTACTTAGACTGGGTAACTACATTACCGTTGAAACAATATAAATTAGGGTATATAACGTCTTCAAAAGATGATACCCCAATAAATTGTAAATGCTCTGCAAAACTTCATTAGAAATTACTCAATTGTTATGTAAACAGAATTTAGCGTATTAAATATTTAGTATGTCTGTTAGAATAATAATTCTAAAGGAACTGAGTCATAATATTACGTGTTGTAATAAAATTTGTGACTATAATAACTTgaaatatttttgaaagaGTTATAAAAAACCAACTAGATTGTCACAGAGGAGTTCTATTTGTATAAGGTTATTACGTGCTTTATTCTGTTTAGCGTGTTGCTGTATTTGTTGTATCCGAAGGAATGACTCAGAAAGTATTAGTTATAGGTAGCGGATTTGTTTCCTCTCCAATTGTTGAAGAATTAGCAGGTGAGGAAAACATCAGTGTGACAGTTGCTTCAAGATCAATTGGAAACGCTCGTGAACTGGCCGATAAATTTAACTGTAATGCCATTGCATTGGATGCAACTAACGCTGACGCTTTAGACGCGGCGCTTGCGGACCATGATATTGTTATTTCGCTGATTCCGTATGTGTACCATGAAGGTGTAGTAAGGTCTGCTATCAGACAGAAGAAGAACGTGGTGACTACCTCTTATATCTCTGATGCATTGAAAGCGTTGGAGCCTGAAATTATTGAGGCTGGAATTACGGTGATGAATGAGATCGGTTTAGATCCTGGGATCGACCATCTATACGCAGTGAAGACTATCGATGAGGTACATCGGGCTGGTGGTAAGATCAAATCTTTTATTTCTTACTGTGGTGGATTGCCTGCTCCTGATGCGAAGAACAATCCATTTGGATACAAGCTTTCTTGGTCCTGCAGGGGCTTCTTGCTATCCTTGCTAAACTCTGCCAGATATTTGAAAAACGGTAAGATCGAGACAATTGCAGCAGAGGATTTAATGGCCTCTAGTGAGCCATTTAAGGTTACCGAAGAGCTGCAATTCGAATGTTACCCTAATAGAGACTCCACCAAGTTTAAAGAACTGTACCAAATCCCCGAAGCTGAGACCTTCATAAGAGGTACTTTAAAGTTTCCGGAATTCATGCCCCTTGCCAAAGGCCTATTGGACTTAGGTATGTTTGATCAAAAGCAGAATCCAATTTTTGCAAGCGAGGCTCAATGGAAAGACGCCTTCGCTCAATATGTTGGTGCTGCTTCGTCTTCCAAAGAAGATTTAGAGGCTGCTATTGACGCAAAGCTCCAATTTAAAAACCAAGAAGAGAGACAGCACTTCATTGGTGCTTGTGAATGGATAGGATTCTTCTCAGATATCCCAATTAGTCCAAGAG belongs to Eremothecium sinecaudum strain ATCC 58844 chromosome IV, complete sequence and includes:
- the POP2 gene encoding CCR4-NOT core DEDD family RNase subunit POP2 (Syntenic homolog of Ashbya gossypii ABR119C; Syntenic homolog of Saccharomyces cerevisiae YNR052C (POP2)) — translated: MQSISSQAAGFPDGDQFYLRQQAQQAHSAQQQAAGLPQMFSPQVNQARLINQQQQQQLLHGIDNGQDLQATYLLKQKMEAVNAAFGHQQQTIQPQQTQQQLLANGLLTGPPGVSMVQPGVGGMAPPPGTLPPQLPLNASVHATSLGLPTAPIIHHSNQLLVREVWANNLTAEFASIRRLVDQYDHIALTTEFVGTIVRPIGNFRSKNDYHYQTMRTNIDLLNPVQIGISLSDAQGNKPDNTPSTWQFNFHFDLTKEMVSPESLDLLKKSGVLFEKHQNNGVEPYEFAQLLIDSGLVLSESVTWLSFHAAYDFGFLINILTNLPMPNNKEDYEFWVQKFMPNFYDLNVINKSVQELKQQRTKQLQQSQQYSVESLADEVGIPRFPIFNTTGGQSLLALLTFTRLSKFPFKLPNGSTDLAQFNNSIYGINKN
- the OCA4 gene encoding Oca4p (Syntenic homolog of Ashbya gossypii ABR117C; Syntenic homolog of Saccharomyces cerevisiae YCR095C (OCA4); 1-intron in Ashbya gossypii) — its product is MLVPPANFGIAEEGIYRCSRIETINLSFLEVLALRSILFVGGQEPSKFFREFFERCNIQVYVIKRVHITSTLAPSGTTVTKEQTAEESDFSSGYQSASQYRLSDSDDLMIIKSHSLQKIFKLILDILNHNTLLVDKTSVVIGILRKIQKWNISSIIDEYRLYTGKNSSYFAETFLEVVNINVIQDIEKNATEHLSRLDLNDETSALDTDGRSSSGENVNENDLLDNPDLPQHILRLIDQVEQQTSKGENGATSAEMKRIPSDKGIFGNRYRLAFNKREIGEYEYYKGEGANLVHITIPRESLLPQWFKFQRDLWEQQNTKEMYNFYTEKVFI
- the LYS9 gene encoding saccharopine dehydrogenase (NADP+, L-glutamate-forming) (Syntenic homolog of Ashbya gossypii ABR116C; Syntenic homolog of Saccharomyces cerevisiae YNR050C (LYS9)), whose product is MTQKVLVIGSGFVSSPIVEELAGEENISVTVASRSIGNARELADKFNCNAIALDATNADALDAALADHDIVISLIPYVYHEGVVRSAIRQKKNVVTTSYISDALKALEPEIIEAGITVMNEIGLDPGIDHLYAVKTIDEVHRAGGKIKSFISYCGGLPAPDAKNNPFGYKLSWSCRGFLLSLLNSARYLKNGKIETIAAEDLMASSEPFKVTEELQFECYPNRDSTKFKELYQIPEAETFIRGTLKFPEFMPLAKGLLDLGMFDQKQNPIFASEAQWKDAFAQYVGAASSSKEDLEAAIDAKLQFKNQEERQHFIGACEWIGFFSDIPISPRGTALDVLSARLETLMQYKEGERDMICLQHVFGIEWADGSTETRKSTMVTYGEPNGYKTMATAVSYPCFIATKLVLDGTIKGPGLLAPYSPEINDPIMKELKERYGIFLEETTVDA
- the BRE5 gene encoding Bre5p (Syntenic homolog of Ashbya gossypii ABR118C; Syntenic homolog of Saccharomyces cerevisiae YNR051C (BRE5)), whose protein sequence is MTVANVQDIGYAFLKTYYQRMHNDPSKLYHLYSSTAELTHINYQVNLSEKGDVLPTVKVIGKENISKFYSRNNKMVQDVRVKIDACDFQSTGANNTGILVLALGEIYWSNTPTYRFCQTFILNPVANNNKMYDVTNDIMRFIPDVIKETIRTSSSELSAASAVSEAPAKGAVAKSQKPSVGKEEVDTKVEKKTEQKRELKKDEAKDTRDTKDDSRETKDVNEAKEAKETKESKDHKESKEPKETKEPKVSKDTKESKEPRDSAEFKEPKETKDNKDTSDSKDMKDTKESKKEATLAKKESSEVRTEKREPHPVSPAPIKENSKTNSKLVTYANNKEERKADSRQKDYAKEVDRKQAQQSDSEAPSKVSWASQLTNSESKAVPNVITNYTRVSPESARALDRKSPPPNRNSKTNNKKMKHVSVPNKDGYYPIYIRNTGGITNKELTESLEREFGTVIKISAQDSFAVVDFEDPQCQQDAIRMNALKINNTTVYIGPKTEKKRGPSLPSISASTSPTSVNGGRFNKKHSNKKKD